Proteins from a genomic interval of Microcoleus sp. FACHB-831:
- a CDS encoding tocopherol cyclase family protein yields MVNSLQTPHSGYHWDGSSRRFFEGWYYRVTLPDCGQTFAFMYSIEDPIGQKPHSGGAAQILGPDDEYLWRTFPNVKGFWASRDVLGFGHWGKTELPAEPIYLIPAEFDRYVQEGYQATATLNQGVLRDPGSDRYCRWHYEIKPVYGWGNQDAPQQSTAGWLSSLQIFEPGWQILMAHGLATGWIEWNGKRYEFTNAPAYGEKNWGGSFPQKWFWLNCNLFEGEPDIALTAGGGRRGVLWWMESVAMIGLHYRGKFYEFVPWNSQVQWHIQPWGRWQMQAKNSQFEIELTGTTDQPGTPLRAPTENGLIFCCRDTMRGQLNLELRELTQGKSQLILKAHSFLCGLETGGGPWEETWHSVNQNE; encoded by the coding sequence ATGGTAAATTCTCTACAAACTCCCCACAGCGGCTATCACTGGGATGGTAGTAGCCGCCGCTTCTTTGAAGGGTGGTATTACCGCGTTACTTTGCCCGATTGCGGGCAAACATTCGCCTTCATGTACTCAATCGAAGACCCCATTGGCCAGAAACCACACAGCGGCGGCGCGGCACAAATTCTCGGCCCCGATGATGAATATCTGTGGCGCACTTTCCCGAATGTCAAGGGTTTCTGGGCGTCGCGGGATGTCTTGGGGTTCGGTCATTGGGGCAAAACAGAGCTACCCGCTGAACCGATATACCTCATCCCGGCTGAGTTCGATCGCTATGTCCAAGAGGGGTATCAGGCTACAGCCACATTAAATCAGGGGGTTCTGCGCGATCCGGGGAGCGATCGCTATTGTCGCTGGCATTATGAAATTAAACCAGTCTACGGCTGGGGCAACCAGGACGCCCCACAGCAATCTACCGCAGGCTGGCTATCTTCTTTGCAAATATTTGAACCTGGATGGCAGATTTTGATGGCGCACGGTCTGGCTACGGGCTGGATTGAGTGGAATGGCAAACGCTATGAATTCACCAACGCCCCTGCTTACGGTGAAAAAAACTGGGGCGGTTCCTTCCCCCAAAAATGGTTCTGGCTTAACTGCAATTTGTTTGAAGGCGAACCCGACATCGCCTTAACCGCAGGTGGCGGTAGGCGCGGCGTGCTGTGGTGGATGGAATCTGTTGCCATGATCGGGCTGCACTATCGCGGTAAATTCTATGAATTCGTGCCCTGGAATTCACAAGTTCAATGGCATATTCAGCCTTGGGGTAGATGGCAGATGCAAGCTAAAAATTCACAGTTTGAGATTGAACTTACAGGTACAACCGACCAACCAGGCACTCCCTTACGTGCGCCTACAGAAAACGGGTTAATTTTCTGCTGTCGGGACACGATGCGCGGTCAGCTTAACCTAGAACTGCGAGAATTAACCCAGGGAAAATCGCAACTTATCCTGAAAGCACATAGTTTTCTCTGTGGATTAGAAACAGGGGGCGGGCCTTGGGAAGAAACTTGGCACTCAGTCAACCAGAATGAGTAA